A genomic window from Candidatus Hydrogenedentota bacterium includes:
- a CDS encoding sulfatase-like hydrolase/transferase — protein sequence MSFFPLYLAALGISAGIVGAFGRRIVALGGYVTDFETGIAAAVMVACGYIVVQAAYSALIQAIKPFKSKGPHLTECLSLLMALALVPYLMNFPVPWPHPKLAELEPAIYFFVFLALHGFFKLATLFAATQAVPGTPVRAIPYVAIAFVATISAQQGFDRWHSALSVVRSAPLPEAAPVRVGETFADARALTEGLLYRLDAAPRQDEHLTMRWANPGDGVAPQDTIVVTCSFYGADSDTPIATVAESLALAEEGWFEYRIPAGAAPEGTASIGLFWNADEEPEWVRRTGLRPAYTSGKQMYLSGPYRHPAPASSQRPNLVVILVEGLGADHMELFGYERETSPQLRALAGRGIVWENAFTPCPDTFSTVMSLFSGLPPIMHGNTGGEATPLPPGTDYLPERLAEAGYATIAFTEAEGAEVRDLVHGSGVERGFQLFNPRYAQRPLPHDGAGPAPLAPEGSRVTLTKAAEWIQTHREHERHFLFIRLRELRRPMPLKRYGQGFIKPWERVPQPLDVYDTAVLDIDKQLGIFLDRLREMGALNDTVVAITSPYGLDFSEPGRGVWRRGGPGVARLTEESLRVPLIVSLPEGIGRTRRGAVSLEGLGSTLASLGGVTLRTALSDRSLLDHTPPEDPISVFGDPMEFSLRTTEWRMNWQSGRRPGSLERVGSPAPGALYNIKDYRETKWNKEFQQQEPQVVRTLTRVIEDYLQPHLSAATAAR from the coding sequence TTGAGTTTCTTTCCGCTCTACCTCGCCGCACTGGGCATTTCGGCCGGGATAGTCGGCGCTTTCGGACGCCGGATCGTGGCGCTAGGCGGCTACGTCACGGATTTCGAGACCGGCATCGCGGCGGCGGTGATGGTGGCGTGCGGGTATATCGTCGTGCAGGCGGCCTACAGCGCGCTAATCCAGGCCATCAAGCCCTTCAAGAGCAAAGGGCCCCACCTGACGGAATGCCTTTCGCTGCTGATGGCGTTGGCGCTGGTTCCGTATCTCATGAATTTCCCGGTCCCGTGGCCCCACCCGAAGCTCGCCGAACTGGAACCGGCGATCTATTTTTTCGTCTTTCTGGCGCTGCACGGTTTTTTCAAGCTGGCGACGCTGTTCGCCGCGACCCAGGCCGTGCCGGGTACGCCCGTGCGCGCGATACCCTATGTGGCGATTGCCTTTGTGGCCACGATCAGCGCGCAGCAGGGCTTCGATCGATGGCACAGCGCGTTGAGCGTGGTGCGATCCGCTCCGCTGCCCGAAGCGGCGCCGGTCCGCGTGGGCGAGACGTTTGCGGACGCGCGGGCGCTGACCGAGGGCCTGCTCTACCGGCTCGACGCCGCGCCGCGCCAGGACGAACACCTGACGATGCGGTGGGCGAATCCGGGCGACGGCGTGGCGCCGCAGGACACGATCGTTGTAACGTGCAGTTTCTACGGCGCGGATTCGGATACGCCGATCGCGACGGTCGCGGAGAGCCTGGCGCTGGCGGAGGAGGGCTGGTTCGAATACCGGATTCCGGCGGGGGCGGCCCCGGAGGGCACAGCGTCCATCGGCCTGTTCTGGAACGCCGACGAGGAACCCGAATGGGTGCGGCGAACGGGTTTGCGCCCGGCGTATACCTCCGGCAAGCAAATGTATCTGTCGGGGCCCTACCGCCACCCCGCGCCGGCGTCTTCCCAGCGGCCGAACCTGGTGGTGATCCTGGTGGAGGGGCTGGGCGCCGACCACATGGAGCTGTTCGGCTATGAGCGCGAGACGTCGCCCCAGTTGCGGGCGCTGGCCGGCCGCGGCATCGTGTGGGAGAATGCGTTTACGCCGTGCCCGGATACGTTCAGCACGGTGATGAGCCTGTTTTCGGGGCTTCCGCCGATTATGCACGGGAACACCGGCGGGGAGGCGACGCCCCTGCCGCCGGGAACGGATTATCTGCCCGAGCGCCTGGCGGAGGCCGGCTACGCGACGATTGCATTCACGGAGGCCGAGGGCGCGGAGGTGCGGGATCTCGTGCATGGATCCGGGGTGGAACGCGGATTCCAGCTGTTCAACCCGCGGTACGCGCAACGACCGTTGCCGCACGACGGCGCGGGTCCGGCCCCCCTGGCGCCGGAGGGGTCGCGCGTGACGCTTACGAAGGCGGCGGAGTGGATCCAGACGCACCGCGAACACGAGCGGCATTTCCTATTCATCCGGCTGCGGGAATTACGCCGCCCGATGCCCCTGAAGCGTTACGGACAGGGCTTTATCAAGCCCTGGGAACGCGTGCCGCAGCCGCTGGACGTGTATGACACGGCGGTCCTGGATATTGATAAGCAATTGGGAATATTCCTCGACCGCCTGCGCGAAATGGGCGCTTTGAACGATACCGTAGTGGCGATCACGTCGCCCTACGGCCTGGATTTCTCGGAGCCGGGGCGTGGCGTGTGGCGCCGCGGCGGGCCGGGCGTGGCGCGGCTTACGGAAGAGTCGCTGCGGGTGCCGCTGATCGTGTCGCTTCCCGAGGGCATCGGCCGTACGCGGCGGGGGGCGGTATCGCTGGAGGGGCTCGGATCGACGCTGGCGTCGCTGGGCGGCGTCACGTTGCGGACGGCGCTCTCCGATCGAAGCCTGCTGGACCACACGCCGCCGGAGGATCCGATATCGGTGTTCGGAGATCCGATGGAATTCTCGCTTCGGACCACGGAATGGCGAATGAATTGGCAGTCGGGCCGGCGTCCGGGCAGCCTGGAGCGTGTAGGCTCTCCGGCGCCCGGGGCGCTGTATAACATCAAGGACTACCGGGAGACAAAATGGAACAAGGAATTCCAACAGCAGGAGCCACAAGTGGTGCGCACGCTGACCCGTGTGATCGAGGACTATCTGCAGCCGCATCTTTCGGCGGCCACGGCGGCGCGATAA
- the secA gene encoding preprotein translocase subunit SecA: MVADRAKPTPDPGLEAIAYNASQGGDSFVVLKQIVTAGLTAIFGTEKDREVKKFMPVVEAVRALEARMVAMTDAELRRQTSIFKQRLAAGETLDDLLPEAFAAAREAAKRVAGMRPFDVQIIGGVTLHRGNIAEMTTGEGKTLVAILPVYLNALTGRGVHVVTVNDYLAQRDAEWMRPIYEFLGLTVGLIQQDMDHLERKVGYRADITYGTNNEFGFDYLRDNMAKHPDHRVQRHLNYAIVDEVDSILIDEARTPLIISGRPEKSSDLYIKVDEAVRKLRKGEDFEMDEKQRHIILTDDGMDHVERLLGIDDLYTSETIGWAHLIEQSLKAYYFFKRDKDYMVRDNEVLIVDEFTGRTMEGRRYSDGLHQALEAKERVPLRFESQTIASITYQNYFRLYEKLAGMTGTAVTEAAEFDKVYKLDVTQIPTNLPMARADETDLIFATEKGKFRYVINELKAIRDAGRPALVGTVSIEKSELLAQMMEEAGLTDFQVLNAKHHEREASIISNAGKAGAVTIATNMAGRGTDIKLAEGVREAGGLYIIGTERHESRRIDNQLRGRCGRQGDPGSTRFFVSLEDDVARLFGGDRVKKLVDFLGSEEMDEEPLSQRMVSRTIERSQRQVEEYNFEIRKHVLEYDQVMDKQRKYIYAMRRDVLEDRDVTEQLRTMIENTLGDVVDEYAPEAVPPQEWDLEGLERRFEALFNFTPELPEDEGEEAQGGDLVPALFEQVIAEYDRREDIMADELRESFRAEIGGSEEGIDFDQLARKRVHDLELMALLRAVDDKWIDHLYEMDYLRESVRLRAFGQKDPLLEYKQEGFEMFQNLVRSIEESVITTLFRITDPEVRKKRAASIQRGTLTQQEDPFAQLSQYHYVAADKQADSSFASFDTTRFDLAGQPEDAPQAGQATTVRTEAARKKPKPQPVRAEKKVGPNEKCPCGSGKKYKKCCGSNG, encoded by the coding sequence ATGGTAGCAGATAGGGCAAAACCGACACCAGATCCCGGTCTGGAGGCCATAGCGTACAATGCCTCACAAGGCGGAGACAGTTTCGTAGTGTTAAAACAGATCGTCACGGCCGGACTTACGGCCATCTTCGGTACCGAAAAGGACCGTGAAGTTAAGAAGTTCATGCCCGTGGTCGAGGCGGTGCGGGCGCTGGAAGCGCGCATGGTCGCCATGACCGACGCCGAATTGCGCCGCCAGACCAGTATCTTCAAGCAGCGGCTTGCGGCGGGGGAGACCCTCGATGACCTGCTGCCGGAGGCTTTCGCCGCCGCGCGCGAGGCCGCCAAGCGCGTCGCCGGCATGCGCCCCTTCGACGTGCAGATCATCGGCGGCGTCACCCTGCACCGCGGCAATATCGCCGAAATGACCACCGGTGAAGGCAAGACCCTCGTCGCCATCCTGCCCGTCTACCTCAACGCCCTCACCGGGCGCGGCGTGCACGTGGTCACCGTCAACGACTACCTCGCCCAGCGCGACGCCGAGTGGATGCGGCCCATCTATGAATTCCTCGGGCTCACCGTCGGCCTCATCCAGCAGGATATGGATCACCTGGAGCGCAAGGTGGGATACCGCGCCGACATCACCTACGGCACCAACAACGAGTTCGGCTTCGACTACCTCCGCGACAACATGGCCAAGCACCCGGATCACCGCGTCCAGCGCCACCTGAACTACGCCATCGTGGACGAAGTCGACTCCATCCTCATTGACGAAGCCCGTACCCCGCTCATTATCTCCGGGCGCCCCGAAAAAAGCAGCGATCTCTACATCAAGGTCGATGAGGCCGTGCGCAAGCTCCGCAAGGGCGAAGACTTCGAGATGGACGAGAAGCAGCGCCACATTATCCTCACCGACGACGGCATGGATCACGTGGAGCGCCTCCTCGGCATCGACGACCTCTATACCAGCGAGACCATCGGCTGGGCCCACCTGATCGAACAGTCCCTCAAGGCCTACTACTTCTTCAAGCGCGACAAAGACTACATGGTCCGCGACAACGAAGTGCTCATCGTCGACGAATTCACCGGCCGCACCATGGAGGGCCGCCGCTATTCCGACGGGCTCCACCAGGCCCTCGAAGCCAAGGAGCGCGTCCCCCTGCGCTTCGAGTCCCAGACCATCGCAAGCATCACCTACCAGAACTACTTCCGGCTCTACGAGAAGCTTGCCGGCATGACCGGCACCGCCGTCACCGAGGCGGCGGAATTCGACAAGGTCTACAAACTCGACGTTACCCAGATCCCGACCAACCTGCCCATGGCCCGCGCCGACGAGACCGACCTCATCTTCGCGACGGAGAAAGGCAAGTTCCGCTACGTGATCAACGAGTTGAAGGCCATCCGCGACGCCGGACGGCCCGCCCTCGTGGGCACCGTCTCCATCGAAAAATCCGAATTGCTAGCGCAGATGATGGAAGAGGCCGGTCTGACCGACTTCCAGGTGCTCAACGCCAAGCACCACGAGCGCGAAGCCTCCATCATCTCCAACGCGGGCAAGGCCGGCGCCGTCACCATCGCCACGAATATGGCGGGCCGCGGCACCGACATCAAGCTCGCCGAAGGCGTCCGCGAAGCGGGCGGCCTCTACATCATCGGCACGGAGCGCCACGAATCCCGCCGCATCGACAACCAGCTGCGCGGCCGTTGCGGACGCCAGGGCGACCCCGGCTCCACGCGCTTCTTCGTCAGCCTGGAGGACGATGTCGCGCGCCTCTTCGGCGGGGACCGCGTCAAGAAGCTCGTCGATTTCCTCGGCAGCGAGGAAATGGACGAGGAGCCCCTGAGCCAGCGCATGGTCTCGCGCACCATCGAACGATCCCAGCGCCAGGTCGAGGAATACAACTTCGAAATCCGCAAGCACGTGCTCGAATACGACCAGGTCATGGACAAGCAGCGCAAGTACATCTACGCCATGCGCCGCGACGTGCTCGAAGACCGCGACGTGACCGAGCAGCTGCGCACCATGATCGAAAACACCCTCGGCGATGTGGTGGATGAGTACGCCCCGGAGGCCGTTCCCCCGCAGGAATGGGATCTGGAAGGCCTGGAACGGCGCTTTGAAGCCCTCTTCAACTTCACCCCGGAACTCCCCGAAGACGAGGGCGAGGAAGCGCAGGGCGGCGATCTCGTCCCCGCGCTGTTCGAACAGGTGATCGCCGAGTACGATCGCCGCGAGGACATTATGGCCGATGAGCTGCGCGAGAGTTTCCGCGCCGAGATCGGCGGCAGCGAGGAGGGCATCGATTTCGATCAGCTCGCCCGCAAGCGCGTGCACGACCTCGAGCTCATGGCCCTCCTGCGCGCCGTGGACGACAAGTGGATCGATCACCTCTACGAGATGGACTACCTCCGTGAGTCCGTCCGCCTCCGCGCCTTCGGCCAGAAGGACCCCCTCCTCGAATACAAGCAGGAAGGTTTCGAGATGTTCCAGAACCTCGTCCGGAGCATCGAGGAAAGCGTCATCACCACCCTTTTCCGGATCACGGATCCGGAAGTGCGGAAGAAGCGCGCCGCAAGCATCCAGCGCGGCACGCTCACCCAGCAGGAAGACCCCTTCGCCCAGCTGAGCCAATACCACTACGTCGCCGCCGACAAGCAGGCCGACAGCAGTTTCGCCAGCTTCGACACGACGCGCTTTGACCTGGCCGGCCAGCCCGAGGACGCTCCGCAGGCGGGCCAGGCGACCACCGTCAGGACGGAAGCCGCCCGCAAGAAGCCCAAGCCGCAGCCCGTTCGCGCCGAGAAAAAGGTCGGCCCGAACGAAAAGTGCCCCTGCGGCAGCGGGAAAAAGTACAAGAAATGCTGCGGAAGCAACGGCTGA
- a CDS encoding metallophosphoesterase, producing the protein MQLCDTQLGMGGYAADQSRFEIAVESINALKADWVVICGDLVNDGNNDQAVADFQAIARGFEMPCHLAPGNHDVGNEPTLESLKRYRDQYGPDYYAVREGGVKLMIVNTQLWKAPVAGESEAHDRWFREELAESQASGAPTLLVSHYPPFTDNPGEDENYYNLPPATRAEVLELAKGAGVKAWLAGHVHKNLERDFEGIPVIASATTSKNFDGAPYGFRVWTLGGDGALSHRYVALEIPEGRIPDEPAAAE; encoded by the coding sequence GTGCAGCTGTGCGACACGCAGCTGGGCATGGGCGGCTACGCGGCGGATCAGTCGCGCTTCGAGATTGCGGTGGAGTCCATCAATGCGCTGAAGGCGGATTGGGTGGTGATTTGCGGGGATCTGGTGAACGACGGCAACAACGATCAGGCGGTGGCCGATTTTCAGGCGATTGCGCGGGGTTTCGAGATGCCGTGCCATCTCGCGCCGGGCAACCACGATGTGGGCAACGAACCCACGTTGGAAAGCCTGAAGCGGTATCGGGACCAGTATGGCCCGGATTATTACGCGGTCCGCGAGGGCGGCGTGAAGCTGATGATCGTCAACACGCAGTTGTGGAAGGCGCCGGTGGCCGGTGAAAGCGAGGCGCACGACCGCTGGTTCCGGGAGGAGTTGGCCGAAAGCCAGGCCAGCGGCGCGCCAACGTTGCTCGTGAGCCATTACCCGCCGTTTACGGACAACCCGGGCGAGGACGAGAATTACTACAACCTCCCCCCCGCCACCCGGGCGGAGGTGTTGGAACTGGCGAAGGGCGCCGGGGTGAAGGCGTGGCTCGCCGGACACGTGCACAAGAATCTGGAGCGTGATTTCGAGGGAATCCCCGTGATCGCGTCGGCCACGACGAGCAAGAACTTCGACGGGGCGCCGTATGGATTCCGGGTCTGGACGCTGGGCGGCGATGGCGCGCTTTCGCACCGCTATGTGGCCCTGGAAATACCCGAAGGGCGCATTCCGGACGAACCGGCCGCGGCGGAGTGA